The Metabacillus schmidteae nucleotide sequence TGCTTTTCCTTCTGGAAGGACTTCCGCTACAACTGAGTCAATACCAGCTTCTTTTGCAATCGCTTTGGCTGTACGCTCATTATCCCCTGTAATCATCACAACATTTAGCCCCATGTCTTTTAGACGCTTTACCGCTTCTTTTGACGTTTCTTTAATTGTATCGGCTACTGCGACTATACCTGCATATTGATTATCGATCGCAATGAGCATCGCTGTTTTTCCTTTTTCCTCAAGCTGTTCCATTGTACGGAGTGCCGGCTCAATCTTGATGCTATATTGTTGCATTAATTTCCTTGTGCCCGCTAAAATGACTTGGCCATTTACTTTTGCCTTTATTCCATACCCAGGAATTGCTTCAAACTCATAAACCTCAGTAAGTTCGACATTTCTTTCCTTAATTCCAGCTACAATAGCCTCAGCGAGTGGGTGCTCAGATTGTTTTTCAGCTGTTCCGACAAGTTGTAAAAATTGATTTTCGTCCACTCCCTGCTCAACTAAAACGTCCGTTAAAACTGGAGTACCGTTCGTCACAGTCCCTGTTTTATCTAAAAGAATCGTTGTTAAACGGTGTGTCATCTCAAGGTGTTCTCCACCTTTAAATAATACTCCAAACTCTGCTGCTCTTCCTGATCCAGCCATAATGGAAGTAGGAGTAGCTAAACCTAATGCACATGGGCATGCGATGACAAGAACAGCAATTAATTTTTCTAGTGCTTCAGCAAAGTCTCCAGGTGCTACCCAGATGAACCAAACGAAGAATGTAAGAACCGCTATACCCACTACGATCGGGACAAAAACACCTGAGATTTGATCGGCCAAACGTTGAATTGGTGCTTTTGATCCTTGTGCCTCTTCCACCACTTTAATTATTTGCGCAAGTGCTGTGTCACGTCCGACCTTTGTTGCTTTCACCTTTAGGAATCCATTTTTGTTAATGGTGGAACCAATGACTATGTCACCGACTGTTTTATCAACAGGAACACTTTCACCCGTTAACATGGATTCGTCTAAAGCAGAGCGACCTTCAATGATTTCACCATCTACCGGAACCTTTTCTCCTGGTTTTACAAGGAGAAAATCACCAACAACTACATCCTCTAATGCAACCTCTTGTTCAACTCCATTACGTACAACTGTTGCCGTTTTTGCCTGAAGACCCATTAATTTTTTAATCGCTTCAGAAGAGCGACCTTTTGCTCGAACTTCAAATAATTTCCCTAAAATAATTAATGTAATAAGAACGGCGCTAGTTTCATAATACAATTCCACCATGTGACTTCCACTACCAATTGATACAATTGATAGGTATAAGCTATAGAAGTAGGCAGCAGAGGTACCTAAGGCAACTAGTACATCCATGTTTGCACTTTTGTTTCGTAAGGCTTTAAAAGCTCCAACATAAAATTGTTTTCCAACAATAAATTGAATAGGAGTAGCGAGTGCCAGCTGTACCCAAGGGTTCATAAACATATCTGGAAGGTAAATAAAAGATGTAAAGCTAAAGTGACTAACCATTGCCCACAAAAGTGGAGCTGATAAAATAAGTGAAAAGAGGAATTTTCCTTGTTGTGTTTCTAATTCTTTTGCCTTCATATCTACAAGGTCTTCTTTTGGATCATCTTTTAAAGTTGCTTTGTAACCAAGCTTTTCAACACGTTGTAACATATCGTTTAGACCTGTTTGTGATGGATTGTATTCAACGGTTGCACTTTCTAACGCTAGATTTACATTCGCTTTTGTAACACCCTCTATTTTATTTAAACCTTTTTCTATTCTTGTCGCACAAGCAGCACATGTCATGCCAATAATATTTAGCTCAACTTTTTCCTCGACTACGTCATATCCTAAATCATTTATTTTCTTTTTAAATTCATCTATTTGAACAACATTTGGATTGTATTTGATGGATGTCCTTTCTAGAGCGAAGTTTACATTCGCGTCTTCTACACCTTCTACTTTTTTAAGCCCCTTTTCAATTCGGACCGCACATGAAGCACACGTCATACCTGTTATCGGAAGAACTGCTTCTTTAAGTTCCTGAGTCATCTTCTTAACCTCCCATACCCAGTGATGGTATATTTTTTTCAAAAGGAAACGTGCATATCATTAAGCACGTTTCCTTCAGTATCAAATTTTAACTTAAACTACATCATAACCTTGATCATCAATTGTTTCTTTAATCTCATCTAAAGAGACAACTGTTGAATCAAATGCTACATCCACTTTTCCTTCAGATAAGTGGACTTTCACTTCTGATACGCCATTTAATTTTCCTAATTTTCCTTCTATAGAATTGACACAGTGACCACATGACATTCCATTTACAGTCAAGGTTACTTTCTCCATACTTATCTCTCCCTTTATTTTTTCATTAATCGTTGAATCGTAACTAGAAGTTCGTCGACTACCTCTAAATCACCATCTTGTATTCTTTCTGTTACACAACTTCTTAAATGATGATCTAATAATTCTTTGGAAAAGCTATTTAATGCTGATTGGACCGCTGAAATTTGTGTAATGACATCATCACAATACGTATCTTTTTCAATCATACCCTTAATACCACGAATCTGACCTTCAATTCTGTTTAAGCGGGTAACCAAGGACTTCTTCACTTTTTCTGAGTGATGACTTACCTTTTCAGAATGATTGGAGCAGCAATTCTCACTTTCAATCAATTCTTCCTGTTTTTCAACCATATTCATAACCTCCTTACGAATATAATTTACCATACCCCCCTACCCTATGTAAAGTATTGATTGGAAAATAATTTTCTGTTTTTTTACATCAGAGAATTCACTTATTATTAAGAATGTTTCTTTCACCTCGCAGTTCATCATTTTGTAACAATTAAATTCCCCCTTTATTCTTAGGAGACGCATAGGCTTTCATTTCACTATCGATGGTTGTTTGAACATAAACACTTCTTATTTTTTTAAATTCATAAACAATAACAACGCTAAGCCTGAAACAATCATCAATACTATAAATACATAGGCAAAACCGCTTGCAATAGAAGATAAAATGATGCCAGCAATTGTTGGTCCTATAGTCGAACCTAAGGATCTAAATAAACTTAGCAGCCCAACTGCTGAACCTGCTTCTTCCATTGAAGTTCCCTGTATCACTAGGATGTTTAGTGGTGCACCAATAATAATCCCAATTCCAAAACCAGTTATAGCAGCAGAAACAAGTAGCAATGAATAGGTAATCGGAAAGATGAAAGAAAGTGAACCGATTAATGTGATTGCAAACCCTAGAAACAATATGTTTCTTGCTCCCCACTTTGTAACCAAATACCCACCTATCAAGGAAGCAGCCATAGAAGCAATTGCAAGTGGAGCCACTCCATAAGACGATTTTGCCTTCGTTACATCAAAGTTTGTTTCTATATATAACGGTAAAAGATTCATTGTTGATGCCATTATAAAACCGGACATCAGTGATAAGCTTAAAATAATTAACACATATTTTGATTTGAAGTAATTCAGTTTGATGATAGGATCTTGTGAATGCTTTTCTGTTTTAATGAAAAATGGGACAATTAGTAAACCAATGATAAGTATTAGGACATTTTTCGATGTAATACCTAGCATAAAAGAAAGGATAATCCCTGTTATTAAGATAATGCCTAAATAATCGATTGGTTTCTTACTAATTGTTTGTGGCAATTTCATCACACTCATTGAAAAAACAACCAAGATTGAAATAGGTACGTTGATTAAGAAGATCCATTGCCATGCATAGTTTTGAATGATATATCCTCCTACAATAGGCCCCATAATACTTCCTAAGCCAAATACTACACCAATCCATCCCATTGCTTTCGCACGTTCTTCAACTGGATAACTTACAGTAATGTAAGCAGCAGTAATCGGGAATATACCCCCTGTACCTATTGCCTGAATACTCCTTCCTATTAAAAAGGTCAAAAAGTTAGGAGCGACAGCTGATAGTAATGAACCTAATCCAAATAACAGAATACCAGTCATGAAAATTCGCTTTCTACCAAATCGATCAGAGAATTTACCCATTAAGGGTATACTAACTGCAAAAAGCAAGGTATAAATCGTGAAACTCCATACCCCCCATGAAGTATTGATGCCAAATGTACTAACAATCGAGCTTAATGCGGGGCCGACAATTCCGTGGTCTAGGGCCCCCATAAAGATTCCAGTAAGAAAAATACTTAACACAAGTGATTTCTGCTTACTTTGCATTTGTAATTTGTTTTCTAGTAGTGCTTCCATAACCTTTAACCTCCAATATATAACAAGGAAATAATTGCTATATTCATTAAACACTATCCCCCCCCGTAATGTATGTAAAGGAAATGTTTTATATTTTATTCCAACTTAAATTTAGATAAAGTTCTCCCCTGAACACAAGCATACATAATCTCTTTCAACCTCTAAATTATCGCAGTTCTCCTTCTGAACGCCAGATGCTGCATTAGGCTCCATTTATTGCATAAATATAATAATAATGATGCATGGACTGCTACTCTGGTACTAGAAAAAGGTATGTCTCATTAGCCAGATTTTCATTGAGAATCGCCTAGGTTTCAGTTGTAAAATAGAGTGTATCAGTACCAAGTAGTTATTTATAAGATAGGTAAGAGTTTGAAGTTATCGCTCTCCTACCGATTCTTAGATCTCACTTAATGTAAAGACTGTCTTATCAAAAGCTACATCCAGTTTTCCTTAAGATAAGTGAATCTACACTTCAAATGAAATGAATCCTTCTAACTGAGAACCGTCGCTCCTGGGTCTTGCTTTATTCAGTTCCAATGTAGTCCTCAATAAAATCATTAATTTGTTTACTCATATCCTGAGATTTTGTCCAGTGTAAATAATGATGTCCATCCAAGATGATGAGTTCGCTAGAATCTTGATTACGTAATTGGTCTTGATAAAATGTGACATTTGATTTTCCTTCTTCACTTACCTTGTCTTCCTTTGTCGTGAACATCATAATAGGTATGTTTGGAGGAAATGACATATCCTTTGTCTTCTTGATATTATTGCTTAATTCTTGTGCTTCTTCTATAACATTAGAATTGTATGCCTTCCAAGCAGAAAGCTTCTCAGTCATCTGTAAATTTTCTTCAGAATAAGTCCCTTCATCTGCGATTGGAAGAAAATTATCAGGAATGACATTTACCGCAACTCTTGCGATTCCCATTGGGGCGACAAGTTTCAAAAATCCTGGTAAACTTGGTGCAGCTTCTTGAAAGTATTCTGTTGCCATCGGTAAAGTGCTATCAATTCCAATAATAGCTTCTACCTCATCAGGGTATTTATTTACGTAATACATGCTATAAATTCCCGAAACGGAGTGAGGCATTAAGATATAAGGCCCATTGATATTGCTTTCCTTAAGAGCTGCTCTGATTTCCTCCGTAATGTTCTCAACTGTTCGTTCCTTCTTTGTTACGTCGCTCCAGCCATAACCAAAGGGCTCTATGACTACAACTTTATTATTTTTTGCCATTTCATTCATCAACGGTTCGAAATCTAGCGCAGGAGCTGTCGTACCTAATCCACTTAATAGGACAACGGTATGTTCACCCTCCCCTTCTGTATACACGTGCATTTTCTTCCCATCAACCTCAACTAACTGCCCAATTGCAGAGTACTTCTTTTGCTCAAATTTAGTCATCACCTGATGGTATACAATCCATAGTAGAAAGATAGATAATAAGATTAAAAATACATTTCTAACAATTCTCCAAAATTTATACTTTTTTTTCCCTTTCATTATTTCACTTCTCTCTTATTAATTTTGTGTCATAGGATGGTTCTTTAGGCGATATGTCAGATTTATATCATAAAAGCAATTAATTTATCACTTTTGAAGTAGAATACGTTTTTATTGAAAGTGGCTCAAACTGGTAAAGTTCTTTTAATAAAGCTTCTGGCTTGTTTTCTATAATCGCGAAAGACCTGAATCTTTCATGTAAAAACTTTTGTTCAATCATATGGTCAAGCAAATCAAGTAATGGATTAAAATAATCTTTGACGTTAAGAAGCCCACAAGGCTTTTGATGCAATCCAATTTGCGCCCATGTGAAAATTTCAAAAAATTCCTCCATTGTTCCAGGACCGCCGGGTAAAACAATAAAGCCATCAGCTAACTCTGACATTCGCGCCTTTCTTTCATGCATAGTCTCTACGATATATAATTGGGATAACAGTTTATGCGAGATTTCCCTCTCTTCCAAAAACTTAGGAATTACCCCGATGACCTCTCCACCATTATGTAAAACTGAATCAGCTAATGTGCCCATTATTCCTACACTAGCCCCTCCATAAACCAATGTGATTCCCCTTACTGCTAGTTCTTTTCCAAGTTCTGCTGCTATTTCTTTATATTCTTTTTGTACCCCATCACTCGACCCACAAAAAACAGCTACTCTCTTCATAATTTATTCTCCCTTCAAATATCCTTTAGATGTCCAAATGGACTCACCATTAATGGTTGTATTAAACCTTAAAACCTACCAAGATGTGTATCTTTAAATCCAGTGCTGTATTTTAATCCATAGCCTAAGAAGCGATCCATTCCAATATGGGCACTCCAAATCAAGCCAACCAATAAGAGGATATCAACTTTCATTAAAATTGACACTCCTATTAAAAGTAGAGGAATCGTATAAGTATGAAAAATGTTATAAATATATGCACCCATTTTATTATTCACTGCATATCCTACCATTCCTACATCAGGCCCAAGTAAAAAGATAATAAATACTATCCAACTAAATTCGTTTACATAATAAAATCCAATGGCAAGTAAAAATACAATGAACCCTTCTAAACGCATTATTTTACTCATTTTACTAACCTCCTATAAACTCCATATTTATTAGACTTATAAAAAGGGCAAAAAATACTTAGACAAAGAAACTTCTTTATATTATAATCGCCTTAACACTAACGAACGTTAGTACATTGATTATTATAATACTTCTTTTTTAAATTGCAACAAAAAAATACCAATT carries:
- a CDS encoding heavy metal translocating P-type ATPase, with translation MTQELKEAVLPITGMTCASCAVRIEKGLKKVEGVEDANVNFALERTSIKYNPNVVQIDEFKKKINDLGYDVVEEKVELNIIGMTCAACATRIEKGLNKIEGVTKANVNLALESATVEYNPSQTGLNDMLQRVEKLGYKATLKDDPKEDLVDMKAKELETQQGKFLFSLILSAPLLWAMVSHFSFTSFIYLPDMFMNPWVQLALATPIQFIVGKQFYVGAFKALRNKSANMDVLVALGTSAAYFYSLYLSIVSIGSGSHMVELYYETSAVLITLIILGKLFEVRAKGRSSEAIKKLMGLQAKTATVVRNGVEQEVALEDVVVGDFLLVKPGEKVPVDGEIIEGRSALDESMLTGESVPVDKTVGDIVIGSTINKNGFLKVKATKVGRDTALAQIIKVVEEAQGSKAPIQRLADQISGVFVPIVVGIAVLTFFVWFIWVAPGDFAEALEKLIAVLVIACPCALGLATPTSIMAGSGRAAEFGVLFKGGEHLEMTHRLTTILLDKTGTVTNGTPVLTDVLVEQGVDENQFLQLVGTAEKQSEHPLAEAIVAGIKERNVELTEVYEFEAIPGYGIKAKVNGQVILAGTRKLMQQYSIKIEPALRTMEQLEEKGKTAMLIAIDNQYAGIVAVADTIKETSKEAVKRLKDMGLNVVMITGDNERTAKAIAKEAGIDSVVAEVLPEGKAEEVKKLQEQGKIVAMVGDGINDAPALAIADIGMAIGTGTDIAMEAADITLIRGDLNSIADAIFMSKKTIRNIKQNLFWAFAYNALGIPVAALGFLAPWLAGAAMAFSSVSVVLNALRLQRVKL
- the copZ gene encoding copper chaperone CopZ; its protein translation is MEKVTLTVNGMSCGHCVNSIEGKLGKLNGVSEVKVHLSEGKVDVAFDSTVVSLDEIKETIDDQGYDVV
- a CDS encoding metal-sensing transcriptional repressor, with the protein product MVEKQEELIESENCCSNHSEKVSHHSEKVKKSLVTRLNRIEGQIRGIKGMIEKDTYCDDVITQISAVQSALNSFSKELLDHHLRSCVTERIQDGDLEVVDELLVTIQRLMKK
- a CDS encoding MFS transporter, which gives rise to MEALLENKLQMQSKQKSLVLSIFLTGIFMGALDHGIVGPALSSIVSTFGINTSWGVWSFTIYTLLFAVSIPLMGKFSDRFGRKRIFMTGILLFGLGSLLSAVAPNFLTFLIGRSIQAIGTGGIFPITAAYITVSYPVEERAKAMGWIGVVFGLGSIMGPIVGGYIIQNYAWQWIFLINVPISILVVFSMSVMKLPQTISKKPIDYLGIILITGIILSFMLGITSKNVLILIIGLLIVPFFIKTEKHSQDPIIKLNYFKSKYVLIILSLSLMSGFIMASTMNLLPLYIETNFDVTKAKSSYGVAPLAIASMAASLIGGYLVTKWGARNILFLGFAITLIGSLSFIFPITYSLLLVSAAITGFGIGIIIGAPLNILVIQGTSMEEAGSAVGLLSLFRSLGSTIGPTIAGIILSSIASGFAYVFIVLMIVSGLALLLFMNLKK
- a CDS encoding alpha/beta fold hydrolase, giving the protein MKGKKKYKFWRIVRNVFLILLSIFLLWIVYHQVMTKFEQKKYSAIGQLVEVDGKKMHVYTEGEGEHTVVLLSGLGTTAPALDFEPLMNEMAKNNKVVVIEPFGYGWSDVTKKERTVENITEEIRAALKESNINGPYILMPHSVSGIYSMYYVNKYPDEVEAIIGIDSTLPMATEYFQEAAPSLPGFLKLVAPMGIARVAVNVIPDNFLPIADEGTYSEENLQMTEKLSAWKAYNSNVIEEAQELSNNIKKTKDMSFPPNIPIMMFTTKEDKVSEEGKSNVTFYQDQLRNQDSSELIILDGHHYLHWTKSQDMSKQINDFIEDYIGTE
- a CDS encoding LOG family protein, yielding MKRVAVFCGSSDGVQKEYKEIAAELGKELAVRGITLVYGGASVGIMGTLADSVLHNGGEVIGVIPKFLEEREISHKLLSQLYIVETMHERKARMSELADGFIVLPGGPGTMEEFFEIFTWAQIGLHQKPCGLLNVKDYFNPLLDLLDHMIEQKFLHERFRSFAIIENKPEALLKELYQFEPLSIKTYSTSKVIN
- a CDS encoding DUF4260 domain-containing protein — protein: MSKIMRLEGFIVFLLAIGFYYVNEFSWIVFIIFLLGPDVGMVGYAVNNKMGAYIYNIFHTYTIPLLLIGVSILMKVDILLLVGLIWSAHIGMDRFLGYGLKYSTGFKDTHLGRF